One part of the Mariniflexile litorale genome encodes these proteins:
- a CDS encoding extracellular solute-binding protein has translation MITLKGIAWNHTRGFTSVVATAQRFEELNPDVRITWEKRSLQAFADASLGELTANYDLLIMDNPHVSIAARDKVLLSFDDYLDAAFLKELANNSVGKSHASYHVNGKQWTLATDAATPIATWREDLVSKYNVQIPKTWEELMKLAKTGKVAFASIPIDTLMHHFMMCIALGAEVFESKTEVAPRQIMIEAIKTYKELLDLAPSFCLEMNPIKVYERMTQTNDIIYSPFNYGYSNYSKKNYADHVLKAGGLVTFNGKRLRSTLGGAGIAVSSKTKHAEIAMKYAEFIASEKVQSGLYFEFGGQPGHRKSWLDEGVNKQCKDFFKDTLQTLDEATMRPQYYGYMHFQDEASPVIHEAISGKTSIEAAVDKMNEIYKESLTH, from the coding sequence ATGATAACATTAAAAGGAATCGCTTGGAATCATACGCGGGGTTTTACTTCGGTAGTAGCAACAGCACAACGATTTGAAGAGCTAAATCCTGATGTAAGAATTACATGGGAAAAACGCTCGTTACAAGCTTTTGCAGATGCTTCTTTAGGTGAGTTAACAGCTAATTACGATTTGCTGATTATGGATAATCCACATGTGTCAATTGCTGCAAGGGATAAAGTGTTATTATCTTTTGACGATTATTTAGATGCTGCATTTTTAAAAGAATTAGCCAATAATAGCGTTGGAAAATCGCATGCTAGTTATCATGTGAATGGTAAGCAATGGACGTTGGCAACTGATGCTGCAACACCCATTGCAACTTGGAGAGAAGATTTGGTAAGTAAATACAATGTGCAAATCCCTAAAACTTGGGAAGAGTTGATGAAGTTGGCAAAAACAGGAAAAGTGGCGTTTGCTTCCATACCAATTGATACGTTGATGCATCATTTTATGATGTGTATTGCCTTAGGAGCTGAGGTTTTTGAAAGCAAAACGGAAGTGGCACCACGCCAAATAATGATTGAAGCCATCAAAACCTATAAAGAATTATTAGATTTAGCACCGTCGTTTTGTTTAGAAATGAATCCTATTAAGGTTTATGAACGCATGACGCAAACCAATGATATTATTTACAGTCCGTTCAATTATGGCTATTCAAATTATTCGAAAAAGAATTATGCCGACCATGTTTTAAAAGCAGGAGGTTTGGTAACTTTTAATGGAAAACGACTGCGTTCTACCTTAGGAGGTGCTGGTATTGCAGTATCTTCAAAAACAAAACATGCTGAAATTGCCATGAAGTATGCAGAATTTATAGCTTCAGAAAAGGTTCAATCAGGTTTGTATTTCGAATTTGGAGGGCAACCAGGACATAGAAAGTCATGGTTAGATGAAGGTGTGAATAAACAATGTAAAGACTTCTTTAAGGATACATTACAAACTTTAGATGAAGCTACCATGCGTCCGCAATATTATGGCTATATGCATTTTCAAGATGAAGCAAGTCCTGTAATTCATGAAGCTATTTCTGGAAAAACATCCATAGAAGCTGCGGTAGATAAGATGAATGAAATCTATAAAGAATCTTTAACACATTAA
- a CDS encoding FecR domain-containing protein, translating to MIKKIEKLIVKYITKSATSSDLDKLSEWVKNPDNEQMFKDYIQTHYAITYNVNNPEEKIAIEKFLGTIKKEKSIVYRLKRQSILKYAAAAVLIGILTYYSTNSLDTNSPATTTPVIIVNNSNNNVETERNKATLTLEDGTVIDLEKNKTYQTDRVNSTGKELVYKTENTAKSEVTYNYLTIPRGGQFYVKLSDGTEVWLNSESQLKYPVAFIEGISREVELVYGEAYFDVSPSTDHQGAKFKVVNQNQEVEVFGTEFNIKAYKNEDVITTLVEGKVTVSNSFSKQNLLPNQQSKLSLKNKNITINQINVYSEISWKKGIFSFKSKSLKEIMTTLSRWYDVDILFTNTDLEKIKFNGVLSKQDNVKEILETIKNTNFINAYEITKNKIIIK from the coding sequence ATGATTAAAAAAATAGAAAAACTTATAGTAAAATACATAACTAAATCAGCAACTAGCAGTGATTTGGATAAACTTTCTGAATGGGTTAAAAACCCTGACAATGAGCAGATGTTTAAAGATTATATACAAACACATTATGCCATAACTTACAACGTGAATAATCCAGAAGAAAAAATAGCTATTGAAAAATTCCTTGGAACTATAAAAAAAGAAAAATCAATAGTTTATAGGTTAAAAAGACAATCTATACTTAAATATGCCGCCGCCGCAGTGCTTATTGGAATATTAACATATTATTCTACAAATTCCCTAGACACTAACAGTCCTGCAACAACAACTCCTGTTATTATTGTTAACAATAGTAATAACAATGTAGAGACGGAAAGAAATAAAGCAACTCTAACTCTTGAAGATGGTACCGTTATAGATTTAGAAAAAAATAAAACATATCAAACTGATAGAGTAAATAGTACTGGTAAAGAGTTAGTTTATAAAACAGAAAATACAGCGAAATCTGAAGTCACTTATAATTATTTAACCATTCCTAGAGGTGGACAATTTTATGTAAAGTTATCTGACGGAACTGAAGTTTGGTTAAATTCTGAATCGCAACTAAAATATCCCGTCGCCTTCATTGAAGGTATAAGTCGTGAGGTTGAATTAGTTTATGGCGAAGCTTATTTTGACGTTTCGCCTAGTACAGATCACCAAGGTGCTAAATTTAAAGTAGTAAATCAAAATCAGGAAGTAGAGGTTTTTGGTACAGAGTTTAACATTAAAGCATATAAAAATGAAGATGTTATCACAACTTTAGTTGAAGGCAAAGTAACTGTAAGCAATTCATTTTCTAAACAGAACTTATTACCTAATCAACAATCTAAATTAAGCTTAAAGAATAAAAACATCACTATTAATCAAATTAATGTTTACAGTGAAATCTCTTGGAAAAAAGGCATTTTTAGTTTTAAAAGTAAATCCTTAAAAGAAATTATGACAACGTTATCAAGATGGTACGACGTTGATATATTATTTACAAATACTGACCTCGAAAAAATTAAATTTAACGGCGTACTTAGCAAACAAGATAACGTAAAAGAAATACTAGAAACAATTAAAAACACAAACTTTATAAATGCCTATGAAATAACAAAAAACAAAATTATTATAAAATAA
- a CDS encoding CaiB/BaiF CoA-transferase family protein has product MKPLEGLLVLEFAQFLAGPSAGLKLADLGARLIKIERPVKGEACRQLSIKDLFVDESSMLFHTINRNKESFAADLKNPDDLAQVKKLIAKADIMTHNFRPGVMEKIGLTFEDAFAINPKIIYGVITGYGEKGPWAKKPGQDLLIQSLSGLTWLSGKSSQGPVPFGLAVADLMCGNHFVQGILAALLKRAKTRKGVLVEVSLLESILDVQFEAITIFLNNGGKLADRGNVRGSAHAFLSAPYGIYETSDGYLALAMGDLLLLGSILDVDLSKYTNKKTWFRSRAAIRKILSKKIITKDSDYWIKALREKGMWCEKVSDYNDLNSQPFINDLQLKQTVKNFEGKEMLTTRLPIKFDETILSSAKAAPKVGEDNEKIYEQFLNN; this is encoded by the coding sequence ATGAAGCCATTAGAAGGTTTATTGGTTTTAGAATTTGCCCAATTTTTGGCGGGTCCTTCGGCAGGTTTAAAATTGGCCGATTTAGGCGCACGTTTGATTAAAATTGAGCGTCCTGTAAAAGGAGAGGCTTGCAGACAATTAAGTATTAAAGATTTGTTTGTAGATGAAAGTAGTATGCTATTTCATACCATCAACCGAAATAAAGAATCCTTTGCTGCCGATTTAAAGAATCCAGATGATTTAGCGCAAGTAAAAAAACTAATCGCTAAAGCAGATATTATGACTCATAATTTCCGCCCAGGCGTTATGGAAAAAATAGGCTTGACGTTTGAAGATGCTTTCGCCATCAACCCCAAAATTATTTACGGTGTTATTACTGGTTATGGCGAAAAAGGGCCTTGGGCAAAAAAACCGGGACAAGATTTATTAATACAATCGCTTTCGGGTTTAACTTGGTTGAGTGGAAAAAGCAGTCAAGGGCCTGTGCCTTTTGGTTTGGCGGTGGCCGATTTAATGTGTGGTAATCATTTTGTTCAAGGCATTTTAGCAGCGTTACTTAAACGAGCTAAAACTCGAAAAGGTGTTCTGGTTGAGGTGAGTTTGTTGGAGTCTATTTTAGATGTTCAGTTTGAAGCCATCACCATATTTTTAAACAATGGAGGCAAATTAGCCGATAGAGGAAATGTTCGCGGTAGTGCTCACGCCTTTTTAAGTGCGCCTTACGGAATTTACGAAACCAGCGATGGCTATTTAGCATTGGCAATGGGCGATTTACTTTTACTAGGAAGTATTCTTGATGTTGATTTAAGCAAATACACCAATAAAAAAACATGGTTTAGGTCGCGTGCAGCCATTCGGAAAATATTAAGTAAAAAAATAATTACCAAAGATTCAGATTACTGGATTAAAGCTTTGCGTGAAAAAGGGATGTGGTGTGAAAAAGTGTCAGATTATAACGATTTAAATAGCCAACCTTTCATCAACGATTTACAGTTGAAACAAACCGTTAAAAATTTTGAAGGAAAAGAAATGCTAACGACGAGACTTCCAATAAAGTTTGATGAAACTATTTTAAGTAGTGCTAAAGCAGCACCAAAAGTAGGAGAAGATAATGAGAAGATTTACGAACAATTTTTAAATAATTAA
- the pdxA gene encoding 4-hydroxythreonine-4-phosphate dehydrogenase PdxA gives MKPKIGISMGDPAGIGPEIIIKTLALKDLYSRCSPLVVGDAETMQNEVNALKSSLKINAIENVNDAKFEHGTIDVFDLKNVNNSELKPGVVTAMAGKAAFEAVIKNIELALANKIDATVTAPINKESIHKAGHKYSGHTEIYADYTNTKKFAMLLADENFRVIHVSTHVSLRQACDLCKKDRVFEVITLLDDACKKFGIENPRIAVAGLNPHAGENQLFGDEEVDEIIPAIEQANKLGYTVEGPFPPDTMFVKAVQGKFDGCIAMYHDQGHIPFKLEGFKWDNEKETMKSVKGVNITLGLPIIRTSVDHGTAFEIAGQGIASADAMLVAIDYAIVMAKHKK, from the coding sequence ATGAAACCAAAAATAGGAATCTCGATGGGCGATCCAGCAGGAATTGGCCCAGAAATAATTATAAAAACATTAGCATTAAAAGACCTTTACAGTCGATGTAGTCCTTTGGTTGTTGGTGATGCTGAAACCATGCAAAATGAAGTAAATGCATTAAAATCATCATTAAAAATAAACGCCATTGAAAATGTAAATGATGCCAAGTTTGAACATGGCACCATTGATGTCTTCGATTTAAAGAATGTCAATAATAGCGAGTTAAAACCAGGAGTTGTAACAGCTATGGCAGGAAAAGCAGCTTTTGAAGCGGTTATAAAAAACATCGAATTAGCCTTAGCCAACAAAATTGATGCTACCGTTACAGCACCTATAAATAAAGAATCTATTCATAAAGCTGGACATAAATATTCAGGGCATACCGAAATTTATGCCGATTATACAAATACCAAAAAATTCGCCATGCTTTTGGCTGACGAAAACTTTAGAGTCATTCACGTAAGCACCCATGTATCGTTGCGTCAAGCCTGCGATTTATGTAAAAAAGACCGTGTATTTGAGGTAATCACTTTATTGGATGATGCTTGTAAAAAGTTCGGAATAGAAAACCCAAGAATAGCTGTTGCAGGATTGAATCCACATGCAGGTGAAAATCAATTATTTGGTGATGAAGAAGTTGATGAAATCATTCCAGCTATAGAACAAGCTAATAAATTAGGTTATACCGTTGAAGGGCCATTTCCTCCAGACACCATGTTTGTTAAAGCGGTTCAAGGAAAATTTGATGGATGTATTGCCATGTACCACGACCAAGGACATATTCCTTTTAAACTAGAAGGTTTTAAATGGGATAATGAAAAGGAAACAATGAAAAGTGTAAAAGGTGTAAATATTACATTGGGTTTGCCTATTATTCGAACTTCAGTAGACCACGGAACCGCTTTTGAGATTGCGGGACAAGGTATTGCTTCGGCAGACGCTATGTTAGTTGCTATTGATTATGCCATTGTTATGGCGAAACACAAAAAATAA
- a CDS encoding iron-containing alcohol dehydrogenase codes for MNSITLLQPGKIVFGEHVLAELSNEQIVSHSNKILFLVATPLLDAVASIIENLQSENKDVICVEYKFLGEPTFAQFNSLLEKCEGFNPDCVIGVGGGSVLDCGKLLAALINNTQKLEDIVGIGFLNGRKIKLICIPTTSGTGSEVSPNAILLNEDTQAKSGIISPFLVPDACYLDPVLTISLPAKLTAETGIDALSHCIEAYTNKFAHPTVDTYALKGIQLISENLQKAYENGNDIEARSALLLGSMYGGLCLGPVNTSAVHALSYGLGGKFHIAHGLSNAILMPEVLRFNLSANPKRHAEVARGLGVTMIGTDEEVAWAGIEKIEGLSKGCNIPQRLTEIGITEDVLPELADIAMKVTRLLKNNPREVTREDAIAIYEKLL; via the coding sequence ATGAATTCAATCACATTATTACAACCCGGAAAAATTGTATTTGGAGAACATGTATTAGCGGAACTTTCTAATGAGCAAATAGTATCCCATTCAAACAAAATACTCTTCTTGGTTGCAACACCGTTACTTGATGCTGTTGCTTCAATAATAGAAAATTTGCAGTCAGAAAACAAAGACGTCATATGTGTAGAATATAAGTTTTTGGGAGAGCCCACTTTTGCCCAGTTCAATTCATTATTGGAAAAGTGCGAAGGATTCAATCCTGATTGTGTTATAGGAGTTGGAGGCGGCAGTGTTTTAGACTGTGGAAAATTATTAGCAGCTTTAATAAATAACACCCAAAAATTAGAAGATATAGTTGGTATAGGTTTTTTAAATGGAAGAAAAATAAAACTCATTTGTATTCCAACAACATCAGGAACGGGTAGTGAAGTATCACCTAATGCGATTTTATTAAACGAAGATACCCAAGCTAAAAGTGGTATTATTAGTCCGTTTTTAGTGCCAGATGCTTGTTATCTCGATCCTGTATTAACGATTAGTTTACCAGCTAAATTAACAGCCGAAACGGGAATTGATGCCTTGTCGCACTGTATTGAAGCCTACACCAATAAATTTGCGCATCCAACGGTTGATACCTATGCATTAAAAGGAATCCAACTTATATCTGAAAATCTTCAAAAAGCATATGAAAATGGAAATGATATAGAGGCACGTTCTGCGTTATTGTTAGGCTCCATGTATGGCGGTTTGTGTTTAGGGCCTGTAAATACATCGGCAGTTCATGCATTGTCTTATGGATTGGGTGGAAAATTCCATATTGCTCATGGACTTTCAAATGCCATTTTAATGCCAGAAGTATTGCGTTTTAATTTATCCGCAAATCCAAAGCGTCATGCTGAAGTAGCACGTGGCTTAGGAGTAACTATGATAGGTACAGATGAAGAAGTAGCATGGGCTGGAATAGAAAAAATTGAAGGCTTATCAAAAGGATGTAATATTCCGCAACGATTAACAGAAATTGGTATTACTGAAGACGTATTGCCAGAATTAGCAGATATCGCCATGAAAGTAACGCGATTATTAAAAAATAATCCACGAGAAGTTACTAGAGAAGATGCTATAGCGATTTATGAGAAATTGCTTTAA
- a CDS encoding sigma-70 family RNA polymerase sigma factor: MSDIYKDNNKLINHLEKGEEKAYIYLINTYNKLLFVYVLSLTNDHAQSEDIVQNVFFKVWASRKRLNGNYSIKSFLYKTAYNEFINQYHKNRAISVLEKVYVEAINESVDDKNSELIEKKIAIVNEGIKQLPKKCKEIFLLSKMEGLTNIEIAEHLSISTKTVEGHLTKAYNLLRNNVGDQLKKILFLLFYFSPKTKVYKNKANVL; the protein is encoded by the coding sequence TTGTCAGACATCTATAAAGATAATAATAAGCTAATAAATCACCTTGAAAAAGGGGAGGAGAAGGCGTACATATATTTAATAAATACGTATAATAAGCTTCTGTTTGTTTATGTTTTGAGTTTGACAAATGATCATGCTCAATCAGAAGATATCGTTCAAAATGTTTTTTTTAAAGTATGGGCTTCCAGAAAACGCCTAAATGGAAATTATTCCATAAAAAGTTTTTTATATAAAACAGCATATAATGAATTTATTAATCAGTATCATAAAAATAGAGCAATTTCTGTTCTAGAAAAGGTTTATGTGGAAGCGATTAATGAAAGTGTTGATGATAAAAATTCTGAGTTAATAGAGAAAAAAATAGCGATTGTTAATGAGGGTATAAAGCAGCTTCCTAAAAAATGTAAAGAAATATTTCTTTTAAGTAAAATGGAGGGTTTAACTAATATTGAAATTGCGGAACATTTGAGCATATCCACCAAAACAGTTGAAGGGCATCTCACAAAAGCCTATAATCTATTACGTAATAACGTTGGGGACCAATTAAAAAAAATATTATTTTTATTATTTTATTTCTCCCCAAAAACTAAAGTATATAAAAATAAAGCGAATGTTCTTTAA
- a CDS encoding sodium:solute symporter, with amino-acid sequence MLNIHWIDIVIVIVSVLFTLGAGFYFASRQKSSDQYFSGSKTIPAWAIGISIFATLISSVTFLAYPAAAYKSNWILLVQGLMVPIVLVGLIWIIVPLFRKVIRLSTYEYFERRFGVFARMYSSVAFILTHFSKMGTVLYLVSLALATLTGLDVTTYILMLSVIIILLTLLGGMEAVIWMDVIQGFLLIGGGLLCVGILLFNYEGGAGDMLSEAVTRKKIDFGPYDFSFTELTFWVLVVNGAFYALQKYGTDQTIVQRYLAAKNDKDAKKAAYIGVFASVPVWALFMLIGSLLFVFYNSGGAALPEGINADQTFTYFIGTELPVGAVGLVLAALIAAAVSSLDSDMNCLAAIGVEDFYQRFKPNCTDRDRLVVGRLLVLFSGIAMSGVALLYAAWDGEGVLGVVFQLYAIFSAGIVGIFLLGLFSRRANKQGLYVGLAVCVAFTAYAVLTTTKIGGAVILDLGNYNFPQHKYMLGVYSHLIVLVVGYFASFLFKSEKVDDSLTFYGYLKQKN; translated from the coding sequence ATGCTAAACATTCATTGGATAGATATCGTTATAGTAATCGTATCTGTATTATTTACACTAGGAGCTGGCTTTTATTTTGCAAGTAGACAAAAAAGCTCCGACCAGTATTTTTCAGGAAGTAAAACCATACCGGCTTGGGCAATTGGAATTTCTATTTTCGCAACTTTAATAAGTAGTGTTACTTTTTTAGCGTATCCGGCAGCGGCTTATAAATCAAATTGGATTTTATTAGTGCAAGGTTTAATGGTTCCCATTGTATTGGTGGGGTTAATATGGATTATTGTACCCTTATTCCGTAAAGTGATTCGTTTAAGTACTTATGAATATTTCGAGCGTCGTTTTGGAGTGTTTGCACGTATGTACAGTTCTGTCGCCTTTATATTAACGCACTTCTCAAAAATGGGTACGGTGCTTTATTTAGTTAGTTTAGCCTTGGCAACCTTAACGGGTTTAGACGTGACTACTTATATTTTAATGCTTAGTGTTATTATTATATTACTAACGCTACTTGGTGGTATGGAAGCTGTAATTTGGATGGATGTTATTCAAGGTTTTTTATTAATAGGAGGCGGATTGCTGTGCGTAGGTATTTTACTTTTTAATTATGAAGGTGGGGCAGGAGACATGCTAAGTGAAGCTGTAACTAGAAAAAAAATAGATTTCGGACCGTATGATTTTAGTTTTACTGAATTAACTTTTTGGGTATTAGTTGTTAACGGTGCCTTTTACGCATTACAAAAATATGGAACCGATCAAACCATCGTACAAAGATATTTAGCAGCCAAAAACGATAAAGATGCTAAAAAAGCAGCCTACATTGGAGTGTTTGCTAGTGTACCAGTTTGGGCATTGTTCATGTTAATAGGCTCGTTGTTGTTTGTGTTTTATAACTCTGGAGGCGCTGCATTACCTGAAGGTATTAATGCAGATCAAACTTTTACTTATTTTATAGGAACTGAGTTACCAGTTGGTGCTGTTGGCTTAGTATTGGCAGCGTTAATCGCAGCAGCAGTTTCTAGTTTAGATTCTGATATGAATTGTTTAGCAGCAATTGGTGTAGAGGATTTTTACCAACGTTTCAAGCCTAATTGTACGGATAGAGACCGATTGGTTGTGGGTCGCTTATTAGTTTTGTTTTCAGGAATAGCCATGTCAGGAGTAGCGTTATTATATGCAGCTTGGGATGGTGAAGGTGTTCTAGGTGTTGTATTTCAATTGTACGCTATTTTTTCAGCAGGGATCGTAGGAATATTTCTTTTAGGATTATTCTCAAGAAGAGCTAATAAACAAGGTCTGTATGTAGGTTTAGCTGTATGTGTCGCTTTTACAGCTTATGCCGTATTAACAACCACAAAAATTGGTGGTGCAGTAATTTTAGATTTAGGAAACTATAATTTTCCGCAGCATAAATATATGTTAGGGGTTTATAGTCATTTAATAGTATTGGTAGTAGGTTATTTTGCTAGCTTTTTATTTAAGTCTGAAAAGGTAGATGACAGTTTAACATTCTACGGATATTTAAAACAAAAGAACTAA
- a CDS encoding dihydrodipicolinate synthase family protein: protein MQKRFSGVVVPMITPLNKDYTVDVTAVERIVTLFAENGIHPLVLGTTGECSSINELESLRLVEAAVKAKGENQNIYAGLVGNQVGDLIIRGNQYINLGADCVVATLPSYYGLTPKQMAHFYKTLADKIHGPLMMYNIKATTQMTIPLEVVTELSSHPNIWGLKDSERDIERMEFLIKTYKNNPEFSYFCGWGAQSAGSLKFGADGIVPSTGNYVPEMYKKLYAAALNEDWKICDTWQNETDIVAQQYQKDKTLGESLAVLKSLMHKKELCNKTMMPPLTEVE from the coding sequence ATGCAAAAACGTTTTTCAGGAGTTGTGGTGCCAATGATAACACCGCTTAATAAAGATTATACAGTTGATGTTACTGCTGTTGAACGTATTGTAACACTTTTTGCTGAAAATGGCATTCACCCGTTGGTGCTAGGTACTACTGGCGAGTGTAGTTCAATTAATGAATTGGAAAGTCTTAGATTGGTTGAAGCGGCTGTTAAAGCTAAAGGTGAAAATCAAAATATTTATGCGGGACTCGTAGGTAATCAAGTGGGGGATTTGATAATAAGAGGTAATCAATATATCAATTTGGGTGCCGATTGCGTGGTAGCAACATTACCATCATATTATGGTTTAACTCCTAAACAAATGGCTCATTTTTATAAAACATTAGCAGATAAAATCCATGGGCCACTGATGATGTATAACATCAAAGCCACAACTCAAATGACCATTCCATTGGAAGTGGTAACCGAGTTATCTTCACATCCAAATATTTGGGGGTTAAAAGATTCTGAGCGTGATATAGAACGTATGGAGTTTCTCATCAAAACATATAAAAACAATCCAGAATTCTCATATTTCTGTGGCTGGGGAGCACAAAGTGCAGGGAGTTTGAAGTTTGGAGCCGATGGTATTGTACCTAGTACAGGAAATTATGTGCCAGAAATGTATAAGAAATTATATGCTGCTGCTTTAAATGAAGATTGGAAAATTTGTGATACTTGGCAAAATGAAACAGATATTGTCGCGCAACAATATCAAAAAGATAAAACTTTAGGCGAATCGTTAGCAGTTTTAAAATCATTGATGCATAAAAAAGAATTATGCAACAAAACCATGATGCCACCATTAACCGAGGTGGAATAA
- a CDS encoding four-carbon acid sugar kinase family protein, whose amino-acid sequence MIFVLADDLTGAAEMAGICLRYGLDVSFGIDTIPEKEATVNIIATDTRSMTEDEAYEVHFHLAEEIISKKNYTIFKKCDSVLRGHVLTELSALIDVTEKNSILLQPSNPEGSRCIEKGIYWVNNDLIENTGFAADPDFPAKTSQVKNLVLDRTTKKSHVEVFSGVFQAINSKGIFIPDCDSVEALSKCINLYNEEMIIGGSAAFFEQFLIKKRLVTSKINNKTQSFSENYMLLSGSAHPESIRFSKTLEIAKCPLIVFTKSLLEHEFSEAAINDFVVNMSNIYNENKKIVLRISNTVIQFENRSLNLKNRMSLVAKRFLEVSSVNELFIEGGATAYDVLEKLNWQSFTPIEELALGVVRMQYDKNPDRFITIKPGSYQWPEGLLN is encoded by the coding sequence ATGATTTTTGTTTTAGCAGATGATTTAACTGGTGCAGCTGAAATGGCTGGAATATGTCTTCGCTATGGATTAGATGTTTCGTTTGGAATTGATACCATTCCTGAAAAAGAAGCGACTGTTAATATTATAGCAACAGATACGCGTTCGATGACAGAGGATGAAGCGTATGAAGTTCATTTTCATTTAGCCGAAGAAATAATTTCAAAAAAAAATTATACTATATTTAAAAAATGCGATTCGGTATTGCGTGGTCATGTTCTAACGGAGCTTTCAGCATTAATAGATGTAACAGAGAAAAATAGTATTTTACTGCAACCTTCAAATCCAGAGGGGAGTCGTTGTATTGAAAAGGGAATTTACTGGGTAAATAATGATCTTATAGAAAACACTGGATTTGCTGCCGATCCAGATTTCCCTGCTAAAACATCACAGGTTAAAAATCTGGTTCTGGATAGAACTACCAAGAAATCTCATGTTGAAGTTTTTTCAGGTGTTTTTCAAGCTATAAATTCAAAAGGCATCTTTATTCCAGATTGTGATTCTGTAGAAGCATTATCAAAATGTATTAATTTATATAATGAAGAGATGATTATTGGAGGAAGCGCTGCTTTTTTTGAACAATTTCTCATTAAAAAGAGATTAGTAACTTCGAAAATAAACAATAAAACACAAAGCTTTTCAGAAAATTATATGCTCCTTTCAGGAAGCGCACATCCCGAAAGTATCCGTTTTTCAAAAACTCTTGAAATTGCAAAATGTCCTTTAATTGTTTTTACTAAAAGTCTTTTAGAGCATGAGTTTAGTGAGGCTGCTATAAATGACTTTGTAGTGAATATGTCTAATATTTATAACGAAAATAAAAAAATCGTTTTAAGAATTTCCAATACGGTTATTCAATTTGAAAATAGGTCTTTAAACCTGAAAAACAGAATGAGTTTAGTAGCAAAAAGATTTTTAGAAGTTTCTAGCGTTAACGAACTTTTTATTGAAGGTGGTGCAACCGCTTATGATGTTCTTGAAAAACTAAATTGGCAGTCGTTTACACCTATTGAAGAGTTAGCTCTTGGTGTTGTACGGATGCAATATGATAAAAACCCTGACAGGTTTATTACCATAAAACCGGGTAGTTACCAATGGCCAGAAGGATTATTAAATTAG